One stretch of Roseimicrobium sp. ORNL1 DNA includes these proteins:
- a CDS encoding DNA-3-methyladenine glycosylase 2, producing MIDPKAAYSALKSHDPRFDGVFYVGVTSTGIYCRPVCPVKTPQLKNCRFFESAEAAEKAAFRPCLRCRPELAPGHAPVDNAHRIAHQISHRIDEGMLEDGAGLEEIAAQFEISSRQLRRIVQKELGVSPIELLQTRRLLLAKQLLTETKLPVTEIAFASGFASLRRFNDAFSSQYRMPPTRLRKEAAQEEHQIAIDAAGTSTLQLSYRPPYDWDGILEFLKGRMIKDVELVTSESYARTVQLGKHTGWLKVTHAPEKHALMVEFTHSLAPVLPTLLGRLRNLFDLTARPDLIAAHLMRDKTLKAAVKKNPGLRVPGAFDGFEMVIRAILGQQITVKAATTISCRFADAFGEKFETPFPELTRLTPLASRVARASVDDVAKLGIVSARSRTIIAIAEAFHSGSLKLEAGANPDTAIAQLVALPGIGPWTAHYIAMRALRWPDAFPKEDIAVRNNLGGVSAKQAEELSQAWRPWRSYAVMHVWRNPPPPLKK from the coding sequence ATGATCGATCCCAAAGCCGCGTACAGCGCCCTGAAGTCCCATGACCCGCGATTCGATGGCGTCTTCTACGTGGGCGTCACCTCGACGGGCATCTACTGCCGGCCCGTTTGCCCGGTGAAGACGCCGCAGCTCAAGAACTGCCGCTTCTTCGAAAGCGCGGAGGCTGCGGAGAAGGCAGCGTTCCGTCCGTGCCTGCGCTGCCGTCCAGAACTGGCGCCGGGGCATGCGCCGGTGGACAATGCCCATCGCATCGCGCACCAGATTTCGCATCGCATTGATGAAGGCATGCTGGAGGATGGCGCCGGGCTGGAGGAGATCGCGGCACAGTTTGAAATCAGCTCGCGGCAGTTGCGCCGCATCGTGCAAAAGGAGTTGGGTGTCTCCCCCATTGAGCTCTTGCAGACGCGTCGGCTCCTGCTGGCGAAACAACTGCTCACGGAAACGAAGCTGCCGGTGACGGAGATTGCCTTTGCCAGCGGCTTTGCCAGCTTGCGGCGGTTCAACGATGCCTTCAGTTCTCAGTATCGCATGCCACCCACGCGGTTGCGCAAGGAAGCGGCGCAAGAGGAGCATCAGATCGCCATCGATGCGGCGGGCACTTCGACTTTGCAGTTGAGCTATCGCCCGCCCTACGACTGGGACGGCATCCTGGAGTTCCTGAAAGGGCGCATGATCAAGGATGTGGAACTTGTCACCAGTGAGAGCTATGCGCGCACCGTGCAGTTGGGGAAACACACGGGCTGGCTCAAGGTGACGCACGCGCCGGAGAAGCACGCGCTCATGGTGGAGTTCACGCACTCGCTCGCGCCTGTCCTGCCGACACTGCTGGGCAGACTGCGCAATCTGTTTGATCTCACCGCGAGACCGGACCTCATCGCGGCGCACCTGATGCGGGACAAGACACTGAAGGCCGCCGTGAAGAAGAATCCCGGGCTGCGTGTGCCGGGTGCGTTCGATGGGTTTGAAATGGTGATCCGCGCCATTCTCGGACAGCAGATCACCGTGAAGGCCGCGACGACCATCTCGTGCCGCTTCGCAGATGCCTTCGGAGAGAAATTCGAAACGCCCTTCCCAGAACTCACACGCCTCACCCCTCTCGCGAGCCGCGTCGCGCGAGCCAGCGTCGATGATGTGGCGAAGCTCGGCATCGTGAGCGCGCGTTCCAGGACCATCATTGCCATCGCCGAGGCCTTCCACTCCGGTTCGCTGAAGCTCGAGGCGGGAGCCAATCCGGACACGGCCATCGCGCAGCTTGTGGCGCTGCCCGGCATCGGCCCCTGGACAGCGCACTACATTGCCATGCGAGCCCTGCGCTGGCCGGACGCCTTTCCGAAGGAGGACATCGCCGTACGCAACAACCTCGGTGGCGTGAGTGCGAAGCAGGCGGAGGAATTGTCGCAGGCCTGGCGGCCATGGCGGAGTTATGCGGTGATGCACGTGTGGCGGAATCCGCCTCCTCCACTGAAGAAATAG
- a CDS encoding twin-arginine translocation signal domain-containing protein, whose translation MNSFTHLFPKRLTRRDFLTMSGAAAATLLPGASALAAASTSGTIIGNGKWTYTLDESWGALPEGMKFGLGCGIAVDSKDRVFVTSRSANPCVAIYGADGKLEETWSKDFGDSVGYSPEQVSATAHCIYLSKEGDQEFLYFTENVGKDASGQPTLGKRVYKTDLKGKVLYTIGNVDKEDSTHQKFTWTNPTDVAVAPNGDIYIVDGYGSQIVSRFDKNFKHLKTIGGRAPKEAAKGPKAPNGTFNTCHGVWINTLKGEPEVYIADRANSRYEVFDLDLNYKRTISGDFVRNPCCFYQAHGHLYVPDLGALVAILDKDDNCVAKLGDGKGVDKALFEKGEKDKFATPHALTVDSKGNLYVLEWLPYGRVRKFTHTPA comes from the coding sequence ATGAACTCATTCACGCATCTTTTCCCCAAGCGCCTTACGCGTCGTGATTTTCTCACCATGTCCGGCGCGGCTGCTGCCACGTTGCTTCCGGGGGCGTCCGCACTCGCTGCGGCCTCGACTTCCGGAACGATCATCGGAAATGGCAAGTGGACCTACACCCTGGATGAATCTTGGGGTGCCTTGCCCGAGGGGATGAAGTTCGGCCTCGGCTGCGGCATCGCCGTGGACTCGAAGGACCGCGTGTTCGTCACCTCACGCAGCGCGAATCCCTGCGTGGCCATCTACGGTGCGGACGGGAAGCTGGAGGAGACCTGGAGCAAGGACTTCGGCGACAGCGTGGGCTATTCCCCGGAGCAGGTCAGCGCCACCGCGCACTGCATCTACCTCAGCAAGGAAGGTGACCAGGAGTTCCTCTACTTCACGGAGAACGTGGGCAAGGACGCCTCCGGCCAGCCCACCCTCGGCAAGCGCGTCTACAAGACCGACCTCAAGGGCAAGGTGCTCTACACCATTGGCAATGTGGACAAGGAGGACTCCACCCACCAGAAGTTCACCTGGACGAACCCCACGGACGTGGCCGTGGCGCCCAATGGTGACATCTACATTGTGGACGGCTATGGCAGCCAGATCGTGAGTCGCTTCGACAAGAACTTCAAGCACCTCAAGACCATCGGCGGCCGTGCTCCCAAGGAGGCCGCAAAAGGACCCAAGGCGCCGAACGGCACCTTCAACACCTGCCACGGCGTGTGGATCAACACCCTGAAAGGCGAGCCTGAAGTCTACATCGCCGACCGTGCGAACAGCCGTTACGAAGTCTTCGACCTCGACCTGAATTACAAGCGCACCATCAGCGGCGACTTTGTGCGGAATCCCTGCTGCTTCTACCAGGCGCACGGCCATCTTTATGTGCCCGACCTCGGCGCGCTCGTCGCCATTCTCGACAAGGACGACAACTGCGTGGCCAAGCTCGGCGATGGCAAGGGCGTGGACAAGGCCCTGTTTGAGAAAGGCGAGAAGGACAAGTTCGCCACCCCGCATGCCCTCACCGTGGACTCCAAGGGGAACCTCTACGTCCTCGAGTGGCTGCCCTACGGCCGCGTGCGGAAGTTCACCCACACGCCGGCGTAA
- a CDS encoding IS3 family transposase, which translates to MILQLQRQTGGSVRKICDVLELPRSSFYHAAKPISRHEQDARLGELIEEIFKRNRCRYGYRRIHEELCDHGIVCAPSRLRRILKTRGLKAIQPKNYLPKTSDGRADRPSSNLLAQQPVPQKPGEAWVADITFIPTTANWLYLAVVMDLGSRRIVGWSLASHMRAELVVHALEQALQTHPKASGIVFHSDRGSQYGSTAFRSVLTRAGLRQSMSGRANPYDNAWTESFMGTLKREMLQGGRFEDLTDARLELFEYIEGYYNNQRKHSAIGYLTPNQFETQSRNLN; encoded by the coding sequence ATGATCCTGCAACTCCAGCGCCAGACCGGTGGGAGTGTGCGCAAGATCTGCGACGTCCTGGAACTGCCCCGCAGCAGCTTTTACCATGCGGCAAAGCCTATCTCACGCCATGAGCAAGACGCTCGCCTGGGGGAACTCATCGAGGAGATCTTCAAACGCAACCGGTGCCGCTATGGCTACCGCAGGATCCATGAGGAGCTGTGTGACCATGGCATCGTGTGTGCGCCTTCGAGGCTGCGCCGCATCCTCAAAACACGGGGCCTCAAGGCCATCCAACCCAAGAACTACCTGCCCAAAACCAGCGATGGCCGGGCAGACCGTCCCTCTTCCAATCTGCTGGCCCAGCAGCCCGTGCCGCAGAAGCCCGGCGAGGCCTGGGTCGCAGACATCACCTTCATTCCCACTACGGCAAACTGGCTCTATCTGGCCGTGGTCATGGATTTGGGCTCGCGTCGCATTGTGGGCTGGAGTCTCGCATCACATATGCGTGCAGAACTCGTCGTCCATGCCTTGGAACAAGCCCTGCAAACCCATCCCAAAGCCAGCGGCATTGTCTTCCACAGCGACCGGGGCAGCCAGTATGGCAGCACGGCCTTCCGTTCCGTGCTCACGCGTGCCGGCCTGCGCCAGAGCATGTCGGGGCGAGCCAACCCCTATGACAATGCGTGGACAGAGTCCTTCATGGGTACCCTCAAGCGCGAGATGCTTCAAGGAGGCCGCTTTGAAGATCTCACCGATGCACGACTGGAACTCTTTGAGTACATCGAGGGCTACTACAACAACCAGCGCAAGCACTCCGCCATCGGTTACCTCACCCCCAATCAGTTTGAGACCCAATCCAGAAACCTAAACTAA
- a CDS encoding aldo/keto reductase, whose amino-acid sequence MNRKRLGRSGIVVTDICMGTMTFGLQADEKTSFAIMDRALEAGIDFFDTAEMYPVPPSAEKFGVTEEIVGKWLKGQKRGEIILATKVTGPGHGWFRPPIRGGFTALDRRQIHQACEDSLKRLKTDYIDLYQTHWPDHGMRQDETLSALTELVDQGKVRAIGCSNETSWGLMKNLWEAEKHTLQRYDTVQNNFSLINRRCESELAQVCRKEGVSLLPYSPLGGGVLTGKYNDGALPTGARFSEYFVSGGPRQKRMAARFVNERSLETTKRLQVIAQDLGISVTTLAVAWSKQHDFVASTIIGATTVEQLNESLKAADLVLDAETLRRIDDIDEQIPTPMTEDGLRRL is encoded by the coding sequence ATGAACCGGAAACGACTTGGGCGCAGTGGCATCGTAGTGACGGACATCTGCATGGGCACGATGACCTTTGGCCTTCAGGCGGATGAAAAGACTTCCTTTGCCATCATGGATCGGGCCTTGGAGGCGGGCATCGACTTCTTTGATACGGCGGAGATGTACCCGGTGCCACCCAGTGCAGAGAAGTTTGGCGTGACCGAGGAGATTGTGGGCAAGTGGCTGAAGGGTCAGAAGCGTGGTGAGATCATCCTGGCGACCAAGGTCACGGGACCCGGCCACGGTTGGTTCCGCCCACCCATCCGCGGCGGCTTCACGGCGCTGGATCGCCGGCAGATTCACCAGGCCTGTGAGGACAGCCTAAAGCGGCTCAAGACGGACTACATCGACCTCTACCAGACCCACTGGCCCGACCACGGCATGCGGCAGGACGAAACGCTCAGCGCGCTGACCGAGCTGGTGGACCAGGGCAAGGTGCGAGCCATCGGCTGCAGCAATGAAACAAGCTGGGGACTGATGAAGAATCTCTGGGAAGCGGAGAAACACACGCTGCAGCGGTATGACACCGTGCAGAATAACTTTTCCCTGATCAATCGGCGTTGTGAGAGCGAGCTCGCCCAAGTCTGCCGGAAGGAAGGCGTGAGTCTCCTCCCCTACTCACCGCTCGGTGGTGGCGTACTCACCGGGAAGTACAACGATGGCGCCCTTCCAACTGGCGCGCGCTTCAGTGAATACTTTGTCAGTGGTGGCCCGCGTCAGAAACGCATGGCGGCCCGCTTTGTGAACGAGCGCTCGCTGGAAACGACGAAGCGACTGCAGGTCATCGCACAGGATCTCGGCATCAGCGTCACCACGCTGGCCGTGGCGTGGAGCAAGCAGCATGACTTCGTGGCCTCCACGATCATCGGAGCGACGACGGTGGAACAATTGAACGAGAGCTTGAAGGCTGCGGATTTGGTGTTGGATGCGGAGACGCTGCGGAGGATTGACGACATTGATGAGCAGATCCCGACGCCGATGACGGAGGATGGGTTGAGGAGGTTGTAG
- a CDS encoding transposase, with protein MSTVTRKKRYSSDFKTHAVELVRMGKSVSEVAEELGIGTGILYRWTRSQRQPVQLVGADQRAGGEEGEANELHRLRREIANLRLENDILKKAAVILGTPPPSKLAK; from the coding sequence ATGAGTACCGTGACCCGAAAAAAGCGTTACAGCAGTGATTTTAAAACCCATGCCGTGGAGTTGGTCCGCATGGGCAAGAGTGTGTCCGAGGTGGCTGAAGAACTCGGCATTGGCACTGGCATCCTTTACCGTTGGACCCGGTCCCAAAGGCAGCCGGTGCAGCTCGTGGGCGCAGACCAACGAGCCGGAGGCGAGGAGGGCGAAGCCAACGAGCTGCACCGGCTGCGGCGTGAAATCGCCAACCTGCGCCTGGAGAACGACATTTTAAAAAAGGCCGCTGTCATCCTGGGCACGCCACCGCCGTCCAAACTCGCGAAATGA
- a CDS encoding methylated-DNA--[protein]-cysteine S-methyltransferase produces MTYSYKTMKTPVGELKLVASDRGLAAVLWEDDDPKRVRLAPLVEDKNHPVLLDAERQLTDYFAGKLQKFALKFDPVGTDFQKEVWSALSTIPFGQTRSYAQIATQVGRPKAVRAVGAANGKNPISIIVPCHRVIGSNGKLTGFAGGLEVKEQLLKLESA; encoded by the coding sequence ATGACCTATTCCTACAAAACCATGAAGACCCCGGTGGGTGAGCTGAAACTCGTGGCCAGCGACCGCGGCCTCGCCGCCGTCCTTTGGGAGGATGATGATCCCAAGCGCGTGCGCCTCGCCCCACTCGTGGAGGATAAGAATCATCCCGTGCTCCTCGATGCCGAGCGCCAACTCACCGACTACTTCGCGGGTAAGCTGCAGAAGTTCGCCCTGAAGTTCGACCCCGTCGGAACGGACTTTCAGAAGGAAGTCTGGAGCGCCCTCTCCACGATTCCCTTCGGCCAGACCCGCAGTTACGCGCAGATCGCGACACAAGTCGGCCGCCCCAAAGCCGTCCGCGCCGTCGGCGCTGCCAACGGCAAGAATCCCATCTCCATCATCGTCCCCTGCCACCGTGTCATCGGCTCAAATGGCAAGCTGACGGGATTTGCGGGTGGATTGGAGGTGAAGGAGCAGTTGCTAAAATTGGAGTCCGCTTAG